The region GACCCGGCTGGCGGCACCGGTCGCGCTGGCCGAGACGCAGATGCTCGCGGGAGCGCTGTGGGAAGACGCCGGACACCCCGACCAGGCCCTGTCCCGCTACCGCGCCGGGGTGCGGCTGATGCAGGAGCGCGACGTCGACGTCACCGGTGCGCAGTTCCGGCTCGGCAGGGCGATGCTGTCAGCCGGGCATGCCGGCGAGGCCGTCGAGCTGCTCGGCGACGTTCTTCAGCGCGAAGAGCAGAACGGGGCATCGGCCGCGTCACGGGCCATGACGGCAAGCGTGCTGGCGCGCGCCCTGGTGGCTGCAGAGGAGTACGGGCAGGCCATGGGCGCCTACGGCTATGCGGCGGAGCTGCACGCCGAGGCCGACGAGCCCGCAGAGCAGGCGATGGTGCTCACCGAGCAGGCCAAGATCCTGGCGCGGTTCGGCGAGCAGTCCGACGCGCAGGAGCTGCTCGAGCAGGCCGCCGAGCTCGTGCGCCCCACCGGGGCGGTCGGCGCGATCGTCGAGGTGCTGCACAATCTCGGTCAGGCTTACGGCGGCGCTCGTGACGAGCGGGCCTTCGCCCTGTTCGACGAGGTGCGCGCACTCGCCGTCGAGCACGAGGCCGAATGGCTGGTCGCCGACGTGACCGACTCGCGCGGGCGCGCGCTGATCGAGTTCGACCGCATCGACGAGGCGATCTCGGCGCTGCTGACCGCGGCGGACGGCTTCGCCGCGATCGGGGATGCCGCATCGGCGGGCGGCTCGGAACTGTTCGCCGCGCGCACGCTGACCGGCATCGACAGGCTCGATGACGCCGTTCCCCTGTACCGCAGCGTGCTCGACCGCTCGGCGGAGATCCCGCCGCTCAGGCAGGTCGCGGCCCTCGAGCTCGGCGACGTGCTCGAGAAGCTCGGCCGCGCGAGCGACGCTGCGGAGGTGCGCGGGCTGCTGGGCTGAGCTCCGGGCGGTCCGGCTCGGCATCCGGCTCGGGATCCGGCATCCGGCTCACCCAGCACAGGAGAACACGCGAGAACAGGATGGATCCCGCCGGAATCTCCTGTCCTGGCGTGTTCTCCTGTTCTCAATGAGCGGGTCGGATGCTCAGGACGGCTCGAACCGGGCATCCGGATGCCCGAGAGCAAGCGGATACGAGAACAGGCCGGATGCGAGGCATCCGGCCTGTTCTGGGACAGCCGATCAGGCCTTGCGGATCAGCTTCTTGTTGACGAACTCGTCGGCGGCCAGCAGACCCAGCTCGCGCGAGGTGCCGCTGCGCTTCACGCCGCCGAAGGGCAGCTCCGGGCTGTCGGCGAGGGCGATGTTCACGTAGACCATGCCCGCCTCGATGCGGTTCACGACGCGTTCTGCCTGCTCGGCATCGGTCGTGAAGACGTACGAGCCGAGACCGAAGGTCGTATCGTTGGCGAGCTCGACGGCGGCGTCCTCGTCGGCGACGCGGTACACGACGGCGGCCGGGCCGAAGAGCTCCTCGCGGTAGACGTCCATCTCCGGCGTCACGTCGGCGAGCACGGTCGGCGCGAAGAACGCGCCGTCGCGGGTGCCTCCGGTCAGCACGGTCGCACCCTGGGCGACGGCCGTGTCGACCTGCTCCTGCAGGCGCTCAGCGGCGGCCAGCGACGACAGCGGCCCGAGAACCGTGTCCTCGTCGGTCGGGTCCTCGGCCGAGACCGCGGCGAGAGCCGCGGTGAACTTGGAGGTGAACTCCTCGTACAGGTCGTCGACGACGACGAAGCGCTTCGCGCCGTTGCACGACTGGCCGTTGTTGTCGAGGCGTGCGTCGACGGCGAGCTGCACGACCGAATCCAGGTCGTCGGTCGAGAGCACGATGAACGGGTCGGATCCGCCGAGCTCGAGCGCGACCTTCTTGAGGTTGCGGCCGGCGACCTCGGCGACGGCGGCGCCGGCACGCTCGGAGCCGGTCACCGAGACGCCGTGCACGCGCGCGTCGGCGATGATCGTCGCCGCCTGCTCGTTGGTGGCGTAGACGTTGACGTACGCGCCGTCGGGCAGACCGGCGTCGCGGTAGATGGCCTCGATCGCTGCGGCCGACTCGGGGCACTGCGGGGCGTGCTTGAGGATGATCGTGTTGCCGATCGCGAGGTTCGGGGCGGCGAAGCGCGCGACCTGGTACGCCGGGAAGTTCCACGGCATGATGCCGAGCAGCGCGCCCAGCGGAGCACGGCGCACGACGGCGGTGCCCTCACCGAGGATCTGCAGCGGCTGGTCGGCCGTGATCACGTCGATGTTGTCGGCGTAGTACTCGATGATGTCAGCGGCGAACTCGACCTCGCCGACGGCGGCGGCGATCGGCTTGCCCATCTCGCGCACGATGATCGCACCGAGCTCGTCCTTGCGCTCACGGTGCAGCTCTGCGATGCGGCGGATGACCGCGGCGCGCTCGGCGGGAGCCGTGGCGCCCCAGGTCTTCGCAGCCGAGGCCGCGCGCGCGATGGCATCTTCGATCTGTGCGTCGGTGGCGGTCTCGTAGCTGGCGACGGTCTCGCCCGTGGCGGGATTGACGACGGCGTAGTCGGTCATGTCGGTTCCTCTCGTGAAGTGCGGATGCTGTGATGGGCTCCCTCGCAGCGCTCGGGAGCCCATCATCGTGGTCAGCTGTTGGGGATCAGCGTGTACTTGGTCGACAGGTACTCGTGGATGCCCTCGGCGCCGCCCTCGCGGCCGATGCCGGACTGCTTGACACCGCCGAAGGGAGCTGCGGCGTTCGAGACGACGCCCACGTTCAGACCCATCATGCCCGTCTCGAGCGCGTCGATCATGCGGTGACCGCGAGCGAGGTCCTCGGTGAAGACGTACGAGACCAGGCCGTACTCGGTGTCGTTCGCCAGGCGCACGGCCTCTGCCTCGTCGGCGAAGGTCGCGATGGCGAGCACCGGTCCGAAGATCTCCTCGCGCAGGATCGCGCTGCCGGCGACCACATCGGTCAGCACGGTCGGCTCGTAGAAGGTGCCGGTGCCCTCGACGGCCTTGCCGCCGGCGAGCACGCGAGCGCCGCGGTCGACGGCGTCGCCCACGAGCTCCTGCGCCTTGGCGACCGCATCCTCGTCGATCAGCGGGCCGATGGCCACGCCGTCTTCGGTGCCGCGGCCGATCTTCATCGCCTGCACGCGCTCGGCGACGCGACGGGCGAACTCGTCGGCGACGTCCTGGTGCACGATGAACCGGTTGGCCGCGGTGCAGGCCTGGCCGATGTTGCGGAACTTCGCGGCCATCGCGCCGTCGACCGCCTTGTCGAGGTCGGCGTCCTCGAAGACGACGAACGGGGCGTTGCCGCCCAGCTCCATCGACACCCGCAGGATTCCGTCGGCCGCCTGGGCGATGAGCTTGCGGCCCACCTCGGTCGAGCCGGTGAACGACAGCTTGCGCAGACGAGGGTCGGCGATGATCGGGCCGGACAGCGCGCCGGAGCGCGAGGTCTGCACGACGTTCACGACACCGGCGGGCAGGCCGGCCTCTTCCAGCAGCTTCGTGAAGAAGATGGTGGTGAGG is a window of Microbacterium esteraromaticum DNA encoding:
- a CDS encoding NAD-dependent succinate-semialdehyde dehydrogenase is translated as MTLASNEQELLSRVPGGLFIGGQWTDAEEGRTFDVRDPATNEVIASIADATPADGIRALDAAVAAQDAWAATAPRTRSDILRRAFDLVQQHKEDLALLMTLEMGKPLAEARGEVVYGGEFLRWFSEEAVRISGRYGSNPEGTGQMVVSQRPVGPSFFVTPWNFPFAMATRKIAPALAAGCTVIIKPPALTPLTTIFFTKLLEEAGLPAGVVNVVQTSRSGALSGPIIADPRLRKLSFTGSTEVGRKLIAQAADGILRVSMELGGNAPFVVFEDADLDKAVDGAMAAKFRNIGQACTAANRFIVHQDVADEFARRVAERVQAMKIGRGTEDGVAIGPLIDEDAVAKAQELVGDAVDRGARVLAGGKAVEGTGTFYEPTVLTDVVAGSAILREEIFGPVLAIATFADEAEAVRLANDTEYGLVSYVFTEDLARGHRMIDALETGMMGLNVGVVSNAAAPFGGVKQSGIGREGGAEGIHEYLSTKYTLIPNS
- a CDS encoding NAD-dependent succinate-semialdehyde dehydrogenase → MTDYAVVNPATGETVASYETATDAQIEDAIARAASAAKTWGATAPAERAAVIRRIAELHRERKDELGAIIVREMGKPIAAAVGEVEFAADIIEYYADNIDVITADQPLQILGEGTAVVRRAPLGALLGIMPWNFPAYQVARFAAPNLAIGNTIILKHAPQCPESAAAIEAIYRDAGLPDGAYVNVYATNEQAATIIADARVHGVSVTGSERAGAAVAEVAGRNLKKVALELGGSDPFIVLSTDDLDSVVQLAVDARLDNNGQSCNGAKRFVVVDDLYEEFTSKFTAALAAVSAEDPTDEDTVLGPLSSLAAAERLQEQVDTAVAQGATVLTGGTRDGAFFAPTVLADVTPEMDVYREELFGPAAVVYRVADEDAAVELANDTTFGLGSYVFTTDAEQAERVVNRIEAGMVYVNIALADSPELPFGGVKRSGTSRELGLLAADEFVNKKLIRKA